The Gemmatimonadota bacterium genome window below encodes:
- a CDS encoding CinA family nicotinamide mononucleotide deamidase-related protein: protein MTGARAGILTVGDELLFGATVDTNGAWLSARLADLGLPVRARAVVGDRDEEIRRALLWLLESVDVVVVTGGLGPTPDDLTRETVAATLGIGLVESAALLSGLVERFRAHGLGDLPPDNARQALEPAAGHGRTFPNPVGSAPGLWFEAPRPVVCLPGPPHELKAIFTASVAPALAARFQTRLDPPFHRMFHTTGIAESVLSARIAETFPEGTGPVGVAFLPHLGSVDVRLTVTGLPAPEATAWLDRLEVRLAPVLAPHRFDSPHGDVAEAVHARLAATHRTLSVAESCTGGRIAHRLTVMPGSSRTFVGGVVAYANEAKSGLLGIDPGLIGRVGAVSREVAEGLATGACRVFGTRAGIGVTGIAGPDGGTDDKPVGTVWYAVALDGAVHAHHRRFLGDRDGIRERASEAALGLLHRLLGDGPVEADG, encoded by the coding sequence GTGACCGGGGCGCGGGCCGGCATCCTCACCGTGGGAGACGAGCTCCTCTTCGGAGCCACGGTGGACACCAACGGCGCCTGGCTCAGCGCCCGCCTCGCCGACCTGGGGCTGCCCGTGCGCGCCCGCGCCGTGGTCGGAGACCGCGACGAGGAGATCCGCCGCGCCCTGCTCTGGTTGTTGGAGTCGGTGGACGTCGTGGTGGTGACCGGCGGTCTGGGTCCCACCCCGGACGACCTGACCCGGGAGACGGTCGCGGCCACGCTCGGGATCGGCCTGGTGGAGTCTGCGGCCCTCCTGTCCGGGCTCGTCGAGCGCTTCCGCGCGCACGGCCTCGGAGATCTCCCCCCCGACAATGCGCGTCAGGCCCTCGAGCCCGCGGCGGGGCACGGGCGCACGTTCCCGAACCCTGTCGGGTCGGCGCCCGGGCTGTGGTTCGAGGCGCCGCGTCCGGTCGTCTGTCTCCCGGGTCCACCCCACGAGCTCAAGGCGATCTTCACGGCCTCGGTGGCCCCGGCGCTGGCCGCGCGGTTCCAGACGCGGCTCGATCCGCCGTTCCATCGGATGTTCCACACGACGGGCATCGCGGAATCCGTGCTCTCCGCGCGCATCGCCGAGACCTTCCCGGAGGGAACCGGCCCCGTGGGCGTGGCGTTCCTCCCCCACCTCGGCTCGGTGGACGTCCGCCTGACGGTCACCGGGCTGCCCGCGCCGGAGGCCACCGCCTGGTTGGACCGGCTCGAGGTGCGCCTGGCGCCGGTCCTGGCCCCTCATCGCTTCGACAGCCCCCACGGCGACGTGGCCGAGGCCGTCCATGCCCGCCTGGCGGCCACCCACCGCACCCTGTCCGTGGCGGAGAGCTGCACCGGAGGGCGCATCGCGCATCGGCTGACGGTCATGCCCGGCTCCTCCCGCACGTTCGTCGGTGGCGTCGTGGCCTACGCCAACGAGGCCAAGAGCGGCCTGCTGGGAATCGATCCCGGCCTGATCGGCCGCGTGGGGGCGGTCTCCCGCGAGGTGGCCGAGGGGTTGGCCACCGGCGCCTGTCGGGTGTTCGGGACGCGGGCCGGCATCGGCGTGACCGGCATCGCCGGGCCGGACGGCGGGACGGACGACAAGCCGGTGGGCACGGTGTGGTACGCGGTGGCGCTGGATGGAGCCGTGCATGCCCACCACCGGCGATTCCTGGGGGACCGGGACGGCATCCGCGAGCGGGCGTCCGAGGCGGCACTGGGCCTTCTGCATCGCCTGCTGGGCGATGGACCGGTCGAGGCGGACGGGTGA
- a CDS encoding alpha/beta hydrolase has translation MIRTRTGIFEGAGGTVLRWRLWHPDAPRATVLLVHGWGEHAGRYEVFAGGLAGRGYAVFAWDLRGHGRSEGPRGHADRFEDLEEDLGRARLEAADRVREPDLPSVLFGHSLGGLIVLRSLQRDAGGVDAAVVSAPWLATAAPVPALKRQAAGLLDRVWPSLGVPTGTRPEALTRDPAMIRAHREDPLNHTRLSARLFFEVERVQAEVRADGGPAGVPVLVVVPEADPLVDASVTTAFAEARRGGGVERLGLPGLRHEPLNEVERDEVARSIGRWLDAHVPRAHG, from the coding sequence GTGATCCGGACCCGCACCGGCATCTTCGAGGGCGCCGGTGGCACGGTGCTGCGGTGGCGTCTGTGGCATCCGGACGCGCCCCGGGCCACCGTGCTGCTCGTCCACGGATGGGGCGAGCACGCGGGCCGCTACGAGGTCTTCGCGGGCGGCCTGGCCGGGCGGGGCTACGCCGTCTTCGCATGGGACCTGCGGGGCCATGGGAGATCGGAGGGCCCGCGCGGGCACGCGGATCGGTTCGAGGACCTGGAGGAGGACCTGGGCCGGGCCCGCCTCGAGGCGGCGGACCGCGTCCGGGAGCCGGACCTCCCCTCCGTATTGTTCGGGCACTCCCTCGGAGGACTGATCGTCCTGCGTTCGCTGCAGCGCGATGCCGGGGGCGTCGACGCGGCGGTGGTCAGCGCACCCTGGCTGGCCACCGCCGCGCCCGTGCCTGCCCTCAAGCGGCAGGCGGCCGGGCTGCTGGACCGGGTGTGGCCGTCCCTCGGCGTCCCGACCGGCACCCGCCCCGAGGCGCTCACGCGCGATCCGGCGATGATCCGCGCCCATCGCGAGGATCCGCTGAATCACACGCGCCTCAGCGCTCGTCTGTTCTTCGAGGTCGAGCGCGTGCAGGCCGAGGTGCGCGCCGACGGGGGCCCGGCGGGGGTGCCGGTGCTCGTGGTCGTGCCGGAGGCCGATCCGCTCGTGGACGCCTCGGTGACGACCGCGTTCGCGGAGGCCCGGCGCGGCGGGGGCGTGGAGCGGCTCGGGTTGCCCGGTCTGCGCCACGAGCCCCTGAACGAGGTGGAGCGCGACGAGGTGGCCCGCTCCATCGGCCGCTGGCTGGACGCGCACGTCCCGCGGGCGCACGGCTGA
- a CDS encoding nucleotide exchange factor GrpE: MSEERADETMVDHAAPEGETTAEPAAPTDDGTDAPTGGDAPTDPGAVADEIAALRAEQSRLTDRHLRLAAEFENYRRRTEQDLNGAWGRAQADFLGKLVDALDDLQRVGTWEASTTTVEALIEGVDLVERKVKQALAAAGVEVLEPTGEAFDPSLMEAVMRVAADDEAQDDIVQDVFQKGYRLKGHLVRPARVSVLKHD; the protein is encoded by the coding sequence ATGAGCGAGGAACGAGCGGACGAGACGATGGTCGACCACGCCGCGCCCGAGGGTGAGACGACGGCGGAGCCCGCTGCGCCGACCGACGACGGCACCGACGCCCCCACCGGCGGGGATGCGCCGACCGACCCGGGCGCGGTCGCGGACGAGATCGCGGCCCTGCGCGCGGAGCAATCCCGCCTCACCGACCGCCACCTGCGGCTCGCGGCCGAGTTCGAGAACTACCGGCGGCGCACGGAGCAGGATCTGAACGGCGCCTGGGGCCGCGCCCAGGCGGACTTCCTCGGGAAGCTCGTCGACGCGCTGGACGACCTGCAGCGGGTCGGCACCTGGGAAGCGTCGACCACCACGGTGGAGGCGCTGATCGAAGGCGTGGATCTGGTGGAGCGCAAGGTGAAGCAGGCGCTCGCGGCGGCCGGCGTGGAGGTGCTGGAGCCGACCGGAGAGGCGTTCGACCCCTCGCTCATGGAGGCGGTCATGCGCGTGGCGGCCGACGACGAGGCCCAGGACGACATCGTCCAGGATGTGTTCCAGAAGGGGTATCGCCTGAAGGGCCACCTCGTGCGTCCCGCGCGCGTGAGCGTGCTCAAGCACGACTGA
- the dnaJ gene encoding molecular chaperone DnaJ, with protein MAASTTDFYKVLGVAESATPDEIKKAYRKLAKQHHPDANPNDARAAERFKEIGEAYSVLSDAEKRKQYDRMRKLGAFGIGNRTGAGPRPGTAGPEGSFSFDDLSGLGGLGDIFASIFDRSRRSDERKRGPGKGQNVDYVVEISFRQAVEGGKVTINLPISEECATCAGTGAAPGARITRCTECGGSGTVSFGQGGFAVKRPCPACLGRGRIPETPCPSCAGTGTIRQTRAIQVAIPEGVETGSKVRLAGQGERGVEGGPPGDLLITFKVLPDRFFRREGLDIHVTVPINVAQAVLGSKVRVRTVGDHKVTLRIPPGTQSGTKFRIRGQGITRNGKTGDQYVEVKVQVPEELDAKAKEQFEGFAEAAGLKH; from the coding sequence ATGGCGGCGAGCACCACGGATTTCTACAAGGTCCTCGGTGTCGCGGAGAGCGCGACGCCGGACGAGATCAAGAAGGCCTACCGCAAGCTGGCCAAGCAGCACCACCCCGACGCGAACCCCAACGACGCGCGGGCAGCGGAGCGCTTCAAGGAGATCGGCGAGGCCTACTCGGTGCTCTCCGACGCGGAGAAGCGCAAGCAGTACGACCGCATGCGCAAGCTGGGCGCGTTCGGCATCGGCAACCGCACGGGCGCCGGTCCCCGGCCGGGCACGGCCGGCCCCGAGGGTTCCTTCAGCTTCGACGACCTGTCGGGGCTGGGAGGCCTGGGCGACATCTTCGCCTCCATCTTCGATCGCAGTCGCCGTTCCGACGAGCGCAAGCGCGGTCCGGGCAAGGGCCAGAATGTCGACTACGTGGTGGAGATCTCCTTCCGCCAGGCCGTCGAAGGGGGGAAGGTCACCATCAACCTGCCCATCTCCGAGGAGTGCGCCACCTGCGCCGGGACGGGAGCGGCGCCGGGCGCGCGGATCACCCGCTGCACCGAGTGCGGTGGGTCGGGCACGGTGTCCTTCGGCCAGGGCGGCTTCGCGGTGAAGCGTCCCTGTCCCGCCTGCCTGGGACGCGGGCGCATTCCCGAGACGCCGTGTCCGTCGTGCGCGGGAACAGGCACCATCCGGCAGACGCGCGCCATCCAGGTCGCGATCCCCGAGGGCGTGGAGACCGGCTCCAAGGTGCGTCTGGCGGGACAGGGGGAGCGCGGCGTCGAGGGCGGCCCGCCCGGTGACCTGCTGATCACCTTCAAGGTGCTGCCCGACCGCTTCTTCCGCCGGGAGGGTCTCGACATCCATGTGACCGTGCCCATCAACGTGGCCCAGGCAGTGCTCGGCTCGAAGGTGCGGGTGCGCACGGTCGGGGATCACAAGGTCACGTTGCGGATCCCACCCGGCACCCAGTCGGGCACCAAGTTCCGCATCCGGGGGCAGGGGATCACCCGGAACGGGAAGACGGGCGACCAGTACGTCGAGGTGAAGGTGCAGGTGCCCGAGGAGCTGGACGCGAAAGCAAAGGAGCAGTTCGAGGGGTTCGCCGAGGCCGCCGGCCTCAAGCACTGA
- the mnmA gene encoding tRNA 2-thiouridine(34) synthase MnmA has protein sequence MSAGRVLVAMSGGVDSSVAAALLVEQGYDVVGVTMKTFCYSDVPAHGRTCCGLDGIADARRVADRLGIPHYVFDVEEDFTRDVIDDFVREYAEGRTPNPCVRCNSNTKFRDLMRRARALGVDGIASGHYARIATDDAGHPCLLRGRDAAKDQTYFLWALPPELLPHLRFPLGELTKPEVRARARELGLITADKAESQEICFVPTGNYRDLLGQRLGARHEALSPGPFVDEDGRILGEHQGYAGFTVGQRRGLPGGFADPMFVIAVRPADRAVVIGPRSALERDRVSVDEVNWLSDPVRPGERVQVQLRHRAPAVDAVVLPEEDAALTLALETPQAAVTPGQSAVVFSGERVLGGGRIRGAARGAEVSA, from the coding sequence GTGAGCGCGGGACGCGTCCTGGTCGCCATGTCGGGCGGGGTGGACTCGTCGGTCGCGGCCGCGCTGCTGGTAGAACAGGGCTACGACGTGGTAGGCGTCACCATGAAGACCTTCTGCTACTCGGACGTGCCCGCCCACGGACGCACGTGTTGCGGCCTGGACGGCATCGCCGACGCGCGTCGCGTGGCCGATCGCCTGGGCATCCCGCACTACGTCTTCGACGTGGAGGAGGACTTCACGCGCGACGTCATCGACGACTTCGTGCGCGAGTACGCCGAAGGCCGCACGCCCAACCCGTGTGTGCGCTGCAACTCGAACACGAAGTTCCGCGACCTCATGCGCCGGGCGCGCGCGCTGGGGGTGGACGGCATCGCCAGCGGACACTATGCGCGCATCGCCACGGACGACGCGGGTCACCCCTGTCTGCTGCGGGGCCGGGACGCCGCCAAGGACCAGACCTACTTCCTGTGGGCTCTACCGCCCGAGCTGCTCCCTCACCTCCGCTTCCCGCTCGGCGAGCTGACGAAGCCCGAGGTGCGGGCGCGCGCCCGGGAGCTGGGGCTGATCACCGCGGACAAGGCGGAGTCCCAGGAGATCTGCTTCGTGCCAACCGGGAACTACCGCGACCTGCTGGGCCAACGCCTGGGCGCACGGCACGAGGCGCTGTCTCCCGGACCGTTCGTGGACGAGGACGGGCGCATCCTGGGCGAGCACCAAGGGTACGCCGGCTTCACGGTGGGACAGAGGCGCGGGCTGCCGGGTGGCTTTGCCGACCCCATGTTCGTGATCGCGGTGCGTCCGGCCGACCGGGCCGTGGTGATCGGTCCGCGGTCCGCACTCGAGCGGGATCGGGTGTCGGTGGACGAGGTGAACTGGCTGTCGGATCCGGTGCGACCCGGCGAGCGGGTGCAGGTGCAGCTCCGTCACCGGGCGCCGGCGGTGGATGCGGTGGTGCTGCCGGAAGAGGACGCGGCGTTGACGCTGGCCCTGGAGACGCCGCAGGCTGCGGTGACGCCCGGTCAGTCCGCGGTGGTCTTCTCGGGCGAGCGCGTGCTCGGCGGAGGCCGCATCCGCGGCGCGGCCCGGGGCGCCGAGGTCAGTGCTTGA
- a CDS encoding cysteine desulfurase family protein, with protein sequence MDVYLDHAATTPPDPEVLAAMAAVHASAPGNPSSPHRAGRRARHLLEDARARLAHALGARTEEMVFVRGGTEGDNLAVLGRALQARREGRERPVVAVSAIEHPAVRSAAEAVRSLGGTPLHLRVRPDGRIEPEDLERALHARPAVVSVMWVNNETGLQPALAPVLAQAEAAGVPVHTDAVQAVGKVPVRLDRDAVHLLTLTGHKLGGPTGVGALFVRAGTPLAPLLHGGGQERALRPGTEDVAGAVGLATAVERAVREQPGRATSWGALGARLEAGLRARVPGLVVHGAEGPRAPHILNVGLPGVDGDAVRAGLDLEGVAVSGGSACASGSGKGSHVLEALYGPGLDRAALRFSFGANTTLSDVDDALRALSAVLDRLEVPA encoded by the coding sequence ATGGACGTCTATCTCGATCACGCCGCCACGACCCCGCCCGACCCCGAGGTGCTGGCGGCCATGGCCGCCGTGCACGCGAGCGCGCCAGGGAATCCGTCCAGCCCCCACCGGGCCGGACGGCGCGCACGGCATCTGCTCGAGGACGCGCGCGCGCGCCTGGCGCACGCGCTCGGCGCCCGTACGGAGGAGATGGTGTTCGTGCGGGGCGGCACCGAAGGCGACAACCTCGCCGTCCTGGGGCGGGCCCTGCAGGCACGACGCGAGGGCCGGGAGCGCCCCGTCGTGGCGGTTTCGGCCATCGAGCATCCGGCCGTGCGGTCCGCGGCGGAGGCGGTGCGGTCCCTGGGTGGGACGCCCCTCCATCTGCGCGTGCGCCCGGACGGACGGATCGAGCCGGAAGACCTGGAGCGCGCGCTCCACGCCCGTCCGGCCGTCGTGTCCGTGATGTGGGTGAACAACGAGACCGGGCTCCAGCCCGCCCTCGCGCCCGTGCTCGCCCAGGCCGAGGCGGCGGGGGTGCCCGTCCACACGGACGCCGTGCAGGCGGTGGGCAAGGTGCCGGTCCGCCTGGACCGGGACGCCGTGCACCTGCTGACCCTGACGGGCCACAAGCTGGGGGGACCCACGGGCGTGGGCGCGCTCTTCGTCCGCGCGGGCACCCCGCTGGCCCCGCTGCTCCACGGCGGCGGGCAGGAGCGTGCGCTCCGTCCGGGTACGGAGGACGTGGCCGGGGCCGTGGGACTCGCCACCGCCGTGGAGCGGGCCGTGCGGGAGCAGCCGGGCCGCGCCACGTCGTGGGGCGCTCTGGGCGCGCGCCTGGAGGCGGGGTTGCGCGCCCGCGTGCCCGGTCTCGTCGTCCACGGCGCCGAGGGTCCGCGTGCACCCCACATCCTCAACGTGGGTCTGCCGGGCGTGGACGGCGATGCGGTACGGGCGGGGCTCGACCTCGAAGGCGTGGCCGTCTCCGGTGGCTCGGCCTGCGCCAGCGGCAGCGGGAAGGGCAGCCACGTGCTCGAGGCGCTCTACGGGCCGGGCCTGGACCGCGCCGCGCTGCGCTTCAGCTTCGGAGCGAACACCACCCTGTCGGACGTCGACGACGCGCTGCGGGCGCTCTCGGCCGTCCTCGACCGCCTCGAGGTGCCGGCGTGA
- the bshB1 gene encoding bacillithiol biosynthesis deacetylase BshB1: MDPLDLLVVMAHPDDAELLCGGTLLKCADQGLRTGVLDLTRGESGTSGTAERRAREAEEAARALGLAVRRNAGLPDARLENTLSARMAVATLLRELRPVIVVTHWPVARHPDHRVAAEIARDASFLSGLRGFEGAGDPHRPRNVLHALAFHDDAPTPSFVVDISAQIDRKIEALRCYASQFEGKTGFGGVHAGGDRLLYDQVRVHAARDGARIRRRYGEPFWIRETLELDTPLAVSVSTF, translated from the coding sequence ATGGATCCGCTCGACCTGCTCGTGGTGATGGCGCATCCGGACGACGCCGAGCTGTTGTGCGGCGGCACGCTGCTCAAGTGCGCCGACCAAGGGCTGCGCACGGGTGTGCTCGACCTCACACGCGGCGAGTCCGGGACGTCCGGCACGGCCGAGCGTCGGGCGCGGGAGGCCGAGGAGGCCGCCCGCGCGCTGGGACTGGCCGTGCGGCGCAATGCCGGGCTTCCGGACGCCCGCCTGGAGAACACCCTTTCCGCCCGCATGGCGGTCGCCACGCTGCTCCGCGAGTTGCGTCCGGTGATCGTCGTGACGCACTGGCCGGTGGCACGCCACCCGGACCACCGGGTCGCGGCCGAGATCGCCCGGGACGCCTCCTTCCTCTCCGGGCTCCGCGGCTTCGAGGGCGCGGGCGACCCGCATCGGCCCCGCAACGTGCTGCACGCGCTCGCATTCCACGACGACGCGCCGACGCCTTCCTTCGTCGTGGACATCAGCGCGCAGATCGACCGCAAGATCGAGGCGCTGCGCTGCTACGCTTCGCAGTTCGAGGGCAAGACCGGCTTCGGTGGGGTGCACGCAGGCGGCGACCGGCTGCTGTACGACCAGGTGCGCGTGCACGCCGCGCGCGACGGCGCCCGGATCCGGCGTCGGTATGGCGAGCCGTTCTGGATCCGCGAGACGCTGGAGCTGGACACGCCCCTCGCGGTCTCCGTCTCCACGTTCTGA
- a CDS encoding ABC transporter permease, with amino-acid sequence MNGLTTLVEGTRVALDALRANKIRAGLTVVGIAIGVAVVVAMASVITGIRSGIAESFEAAGPRNFVVMPFDLTGIRIVNDGGSGPPWWKNPEITDAEVTRVAALPAIRSAGAAINFQIEMSRGKDRVSNVDSQGHTSGWELYASGEFVAGRNFTPVEVAEGRPVAVISDRLAEELFGARDPIGEWVRATSGWRGVNERFTIVGVYKQSENVFGNAQPFFAIFPYTTAVRRLKARNAFSFAQILVVPEDDVTLEEAKDQVISTLRSSRGLRPEEENNFWLMQPTELLDLFNRFTGAFFAVMLALSSVALMVGGVGVIGIMLISVTERTREIGVRKAVGANRREILWQFLVEASALTLVGSAVGLGIGALASWGVARFTPVPAEIPIWSVAVALLAAALTGMLFGLLPAIRAARLDPVVALRYE; translated from the coding sequence ATGAACGGTCTCACCACGCTGGTCGAAGGCACGCGGGTCGCGCTCGACGCGCTGCGCGCCAACAAGATCCGCGCCGGACTCACCGTCGTGGGCATTGCGATCGGTGTCGCCGTGGTGGTGGCGATGGCCAGCGTCATCACCGGCATCCGCTCGGGCATCGCCGAGTCGTTCGAGGCCGCGGGGCCACGCAACTTCGTGGTGATGCCGTTCGACCTCACCGGGATCCGGATCGTGAACGACGGCGGCAGCGGGCCTCCCTGGTGGAAGAACCCCGAGATCACCGACGCCGAGGTGACCCGCGTGGCCGCGCTGCCCGCCATCCGCTCCGCGGGTGCCGCCATCAACTTCCAGATCGAGATGTCACGCGGGAAGGACCGGGTGAGCAACGTGGACTCCCAGGGCCATACGTCCGGATGGGAGCTCTACGCCTCCGGCGAGTTCGTGGCAGGTCGGAACTTCACGCCGGTGGAGGTGGCCGAAGGTCGCCCGGTGGCCGTGATCTCCGACCGCCTGGCGGAGGAGCTGTTCGGCGCCCGTGATCCGATCGGCGAATGGGTGCGGGCCACCTCCGGGTGGCGTGGCGTCAACGAGCGCTTCACGATCGTCGGCGTCTACAAGCAGTCGGAGAACGTGTTCGGCAACGCCCAACCCTTCTTCGCCATCTTCCCCTACACGACCGCCGTGCGGCGGCTGAAGGCGCGCAACGCCTTCTCCTTCGCGCAGATCCTGGTGGTCCCCGAGGACGACGTCACGCTGGAGGAGGCCAAGGACCAGGTCATCTCCACGCTACGCTCGTCCCGCGGGCTGCGTCCGGAGGAGGAGAACAACTTCTGGCTGATGCAGCCGACCGAGCTGCTCGATCTGTTCAACCGCTTCACCGGCGCGTTCTTCGCGGTGATGCTCGCGCTCTCCTCGGTGGCGTTGATGGTCGGCGGCGTCGGAGTCATCGGGATCATGTTGATCTCCGTCACGGAGCGCACCCGCGAGATCGGGGTCCGGAAGGCCGTGGGCGCCAATCGCCGGGAGATCCTGTGGCAGTTCCTGGTGGAGGCGTCGGCGCTCACGCTCGTGGGCAGCGCCGTGGGCCTCGGCATCGGCGCGCTGGCCTCGTGGGGGGTGGCGCGCTTCACACCCGTGCCCGCCGAGATCCCGATCTGGTCCGTGGCGGTGGCGTTGCTGGCCGCCGCGCTGACCGGCATGCTCTTCGGTCTGCTGCCCGCCATCCGCGCCGCCCGACTCGACCCCGTCGTCGCGCTGCGCTACGAGTGA
- a CDS encoding ABC transporter permease: MELLEGVRLALQQIRAQKLKSFFSVLGVIIGVMFLITVVSVVEGMDRYVRDDLGSEIFGINTVTVDRIGTVVGNLTDEEWRALRRRPQLTVADADRIREALPIPGVVSVQVDSRAPIATYGGVQVDNVEIIAADEPIFAIRGWVVEEGRAFSPQEAERGSAAVVLGRDVVDALFPEGGAIGQRVKIAGEPFRVVGILERMGSVLGQSRDNKAVAPFESPLGRIASPRGYLEEIIVQTPTPELVPTARDEVEGILRAQRRLRPADDNNFAVETQEESLSFWERISTILYVAFPTLVAISLIVGGIVIMNIMLVSVMERTREIGVRKAIGARQRDILTQVLVESSTLSLFGAGTGVVIGVGLSWLVRTVTPLPAAVAVRWVVVAVVLGVATGVIAGVYPARRAARLDPVDALRYE; the protein is encoded by the coding sequence ATGGAGCTCCTCGAAGGCGTCCGGCTGGCGCTGCAGCAGATCCGCGCCCAGAAGCTGAAGAGCTTCTTCAGCGTGCTGGGCGTGATCATCGGCGTCATGTTCCTCATCACCGTGGTGAGCGTGGTGGAGGGGATGGACCGGTACGTCCGGGACGACCTCGGCAGCGAGATCTTCGGGATCAACACCGTGACGGTGGACCGCATCGGCACCGTGGTCGGGAACCTCACGGACGAGGAGTGGCGGGCGCTGCGACGACGGCCCCAGCTCACCGTCGCCGACGCCGATCGGATCCGGGAAGCCCTCCCCATCCCGGGCGTGGTCAGCGTGCAGGTCGACAGCCGCGCCCCCATCGCGACCTACGGCGGCGTGCAGGTGGACAACGTGGAGATCATCGCCGCCGACGAGCCCATCTTCGCCATCCGCGGCTGGGTGGTCGAGGAGGGACGGGCCTTCAGCCCCCAGGAGGCGGAGCGCGGCTCGGCGGCCGTGGTCCTGGGACGGGACGTGGTCGATGCCCTCTTCCCCGAAGGCGGCGCGATCGGGCAGCGCGTCAAGATCGCGGGAGAGCCGTTCCGCGTCGTGGGTATCCTGGAGCGGATGGGTTCGGTGCTCGGCCAATCCCGCGACAACAAGGCCGTGGCGCCCTTCGAGTCGCCGTTGGGGCGGATCGCCAGCCCGCGCGGCTATCTGGAGGAGATCATCGTCCAGACGCCCACGCCCGAGCTGGTGCCGACGGCCCGCGACGAGGTGGAAGGCATCCTGCGCGCACAGCGCCGGCTCCGGCCCGCGGACGACAACAACTTCGCGGTGGAGACGCAGGAGGAATCCCTGTCCTTCTGGGAACGGATCTCCACCATCCTCTACGTGGCCTTCCCCACGCTGGTCGCCATCTCGCTCATCGTGGGCGGGATCGTGATCATGAACATCATGCTGGTCTCCGTCATGGAGCGCACCCGGGAGATCGGGGTCCGCAAAGCCATCGGCGCGCGCCAGCGCGACATCCTCACGCAGGTCCTGGTCGAGTCGTCCACGCTGTCCCTCTTCGGGGCGGGGACCGGGGTGGTGATCGGCGTCGGGCTGAGCTGGCTGGTGCGCACCGTCACGCCCCTGCCCGCCGCCGTCGCCGTGCGCTGGGTGGTGGTGGCGGTGGTGCTGGGCGTCGCCACCGGTGTGATCGCCGGCGTCTACCCGGCGCGCCGCGCCGCGCGGCTGGACCCGGTCGACGCGCTACGCTACGAATGA
- a CDS encoding efflux RND transporter periplasmic adaptor subunit → MTTARKALIGVAVAVVLGIAAFVSVRNARDRGAEVRFETIQRRDLVAIVTANGYIRARRSVDISADVSGRVVELNVDEGDDVQEGEVLLRIDPTQWDAVLSRAQASQSQASAQAKQQEANLLRAQREHERAQQLWARDSTLISRQQVEDAETNLEVQRSLGEAASFGVQQAEASVREARENLAKTVIRAPMTGKVTRLNIEQGETAIIGTMNNPGSLLLTISDLSVIEAVMEVDETDVPEIALGDSASVELDAFPDRAFVGEVTEIGNSAISPPSANTGGQTQTIDFEVVITLTDAAEELRPDLSATAEIVTEQRADVVAAPIIAVTARDAEGEALSSDTTRAGQEQQAVEGVFLVQDGVAVFRAVKLGIAGQDYFEIIEGLEAGEIVVGGPYQVVRTLTDGDPVREQVDEPTDRRGGPGGR, encoded by the coding sequence ATGACCACTGCCAGAAAGGCGCTGATCGGCGTCGCCGTCGCCGTCGTGCTCGGGATCGCCGCGTTCGTGAGCGTCCGCAATGCCAGGGACCGGGGCGCCGAAGTGCGCTTCGAGACCATCCAGCGCCGTGACCTGGTCGCGATCGTGACGGCCAACGGCTACATCCGCGCGCGACGTTCCGTCGACATCTCCGCCGACGTCTCCGGGCGCGTCGTGGAGCTGAACGTGGACGAAGGGGACGACGTCCAGGAAGGCGAGGTGCTGCTGCGCATCGATCCGACCCAGTGGGACGCGGTACTCTCGCGCGCGCAGGCCAGCCAGAGCCAGGCGTCGGCGCAGGCGAAGCAGCAGGAAGCCAACCTCCTGCGGGCGCAGCGCGAGCACGAGCGGGCCCAGCAGCTGTGGGCACGCGACTCCACCCTGATCAGCCGTCAGCAGGTGGAGGATGCGGAGACCAACCTCGAGGTGCAGCGCTCCCTGGGCGAGGCCGCGTCCTTCGGCGTGCAGCAGGCGGAGGCCAGCGTGCGGGAGGCACGGGAAAACCTGGCCAAGACGGTGATCCGGGCCCCGATGACCGGAAAGGTCACGCGCCTCAACATCGAGCAGGGGGAGACGGCGATCATCGGAACGATGAACAACCCGGGCAGCCTGCTGCTCACCATCAGCGACCTCTCGGTCATCGAGGCCGTGATGGAGGTGGACGAGACGGACGTGCCCGAGATCGCGCTCGGGGACAGCGCCAGCGTGGAGCTGGACGCCTTCCCGGACCGGGCGTTCGTGGGCGAGGTCACCGAGATCGGGAACAGCGCCATCAGCCCGCCCTCCGCCAACACCGGTGGACAGACGCAGACCATCGACTTCGAGGTGGTGATCACGCTCACCGACGCGGCCGAGGAGCTCCGTCCCGATCTCTCCGCGACGGCGGAGATCGTGACCGAGCAACGCGCCGACGTGGTCGCGGCGCCCATCATCGCCGTCACCGCGCGCGACGCGGAGGGCGAAGCGCTCTCCAGTGACACCACGCGCGCCGGGCAGGAGCAGCAGGCCGTGGAGGGCGTCTTCCTGGTCCAGGACGGTGTGGCCGTCTTCCGGGCCGTCAAGCTCGGCATCGCCGGTCAGGACTACTTCGAGATCATCGAGGGCCTCGAAGCCGGCGAGATCGTGGTGGGAGGACCCTACCAGGTGGTGCGCACGCTCACGGACGGGGATCCCGTGCGCGAGCAGGTGGACGAGCCGACGGATCGACGCGGCGGACCCGGCGGGCGGTAG